From a region of the Gossypium raimondii isolate GPD5lz chromosome 10, ASM2569854v1, whole genome shotgun sequence genome:
- the LOC105776521 gene encoding geranylgeranyl pyrophosphate synthase, chloroplastic: protein MPVGLQLITLVGSLIHDDLPCMDNDDLRRGKPTNHKVFCEDIAFLAGDALLAFAFEHVAISTVGVKPGRIVRAIGELAKSIRAEGLVAGPVVDINSEGLTDVGLDHLEFIHVHKTAALLEAVVVLGAILGGGCDEDVERLRKFAMYIGLLFQVVDDILDVTKSSKELGKTAGKDLLADKVTYPKLIGIEKSKEFAEKLRSDSLELLQGFDSEKAAPLIALANCIAYRQN from the exons ATGCCTGTTGGTCTTCAA CTGATTACACTGGTTGGGTCTTTAATCCACGATGATCTTCCTTGCATGGACAACGATGATCTTCGGAGAGGGAAACCAACTAATCACAAAGTTTTTTGTGAGGATATCGCTTTCTTAGCTGGGGATGCTCTTTTAGCTTTTGCTTTTGAACATGTAGCTATTTCTACAGTTGGTGTTAAACCTGGTAGGATTGTAAGGGCAATTGGAGAATTAGCTAAATCTATTAGGGCTGAAGGGTTGGTGGCTGGTCCAGTTGTGGATATAAATAGTGAGGGACTAACAGATGTGGGGTTGGATCATTTAGAATTCATTCATGTTCATAAAACTGCTGCTTTGCTTGAAGCTGTTGTGGTTTTAGGGGCAATTCTTGGAGGTGGATGTGATGAAGATGTGGAAAGGTTGAGGAAATTTGCAATGTATATTGGGCTTTTGTTTCAGGTTGTGGATGACATTCTTGATGTGACAAAATCATCTAAGGAATTAGGGAAGACTGCAGGAAAAGATTTGTTGGCTGATAAAGTCACTTATCCAAAGTTGATTGGAATAGAGAAGTCAAAAGAGTTCGCAGAGAAATTGAGAAGTGATTCGTTGGAGTTGCTCCAAGGATTTGATTCTGAGAAAGCTGCCCCTTTGATTGCTTTGGCTAATTGCATAGCTTACAGGCAAAACtaa
- the LOC105774975 gene encoding uncharacterized protein LOC105774975 → MAAVPVDNSRRRRRRARWLAKVQKFPFIDLNPLNSSPASKQPKNKGKRPSTFSTSDFGTGEEASDDKYADRLQAVRAGGQRCGVGQRRRWQGKGQKTLGAVHLGLGFPDLFCFGPFGLCWIWLG, encoded by the exons ATGGCTGCTGTGCCGGTCGACAATAGCCGGCGTCGGCGTCGCCGCGCACGGTGGCTGGCGAAGGTACAAAAGTTCCCTTTTATAGATCTCAACCCCCTGAATTCAAGTCCAGcttcaaaacaaccaaaaaacaaaggaaaaaggcCGTCCACGTTCTCAACGTCCGATTTTGGCACCGGAGAAGAAGCCTCCGACGACAAATACGCGGATCGACTCCA GGCGGTCAGAGCAGGTGGGCAAAGGTGCGGCGTTGGTCAGAGACGACGGTGGCAGGGCAAGGGTCAGAAGACCCTAGGTGCGGTGCACCTAGGGCTAGGGTTTCCAGACCTTTTTTGCTTTGGGCCATTTGGGTTGTGTTGGATTTGGTTGGGTTAG
- the LOC105777254 gene encoding T-complex protein 1 subunit alpha — MAIAAQAPDILGERQSGQDVRTQNVMACQAVANIVKSSLGPVGLDKMLVDDIGDVTITNDGATILKMLEVEHPAAKVLVELAELQDREVGDGTTSVVIVAAEFLKRANDLVRNKIHPTSIISGFRLAMREACKYVEEKLAVKVEKLGKDSLVNCAKTSMSSKLIAGDSDFFANLVVEAVLAVKMTNARGEVRYPIKGINVLKAHGKSARDSYLLNGYALNTGRAAQGMPLKVSPAKIACLDFNLQKTKMQLGVQVLVTDPRELEKIRQREADMTKERIEKLLKAGANVVLTTKGIDDMALKYFVEAGAIAVRRVRKEDMRHVAKATGATMVSTFADMEGEETFDSSLLGFADEVVEERIADDDVVMIKGTKSTSAVSMILRGANDYMLDEMERALHDALSIVKRTLESNTVVAGGGAVEAALSVYLEYLATTLGSREQLAIAEFAEALLIIPKVLAVNAAKDATELVAKLRAYHHTAQTKADKKHFSNMGLDLLNGTVRNNLEAGVIEPAMSKVKIIQFATEAAITILRIDDMIKLMKDESQNEE; from the exons ATGGCGATTGCAGCCCAAGCTCCAGATATTCTCGGCGAGCGTCAATCTGGTCAGGATGTTCGCACTCAAAACG TGATGGCGTGTCAAGCAGTTGCCAACATTGTTAAATCCTCACTCGGCCCGGTTGGACTCGACAAG ATGCTTGTTGATGACATTGGTGATGTAACGATTACTAATGATGGTGCTACGATCCTGAAGATGTTGGAAGTAGAGCATCCAGCTGCCAAG GTACTTGTAGAGTTGGCTGAGCTTCAAGATCGAGAAGTTGGTGATGGAACAACCTCTGTTGTTATTGTGGCTGCAGAATTTCTTAAG AGAGCAAACGATCTGGTTAGGAATAAAATTCACCCAACATCTATAATTAGCGGCTTCAGA CTAGCAATGAGGGAAGCATGCAAATATGTTGAAGAAAAGTTGGCAGTGAAA GTTGAGAAGCTTGGGAAAGATTCTCTAGTAAACTGTGCTAAGACGAGTATGTCCTCAAAGCTCATAGCTGGTGACAGTGACTTCTTCGCTAATTTG gTTGTAGAAGCAGTTTTGGCAGTAAAGATGACCAATGCACGAGGAGAAGTCAGATACCCAATCAAG ggaattaatgttttaaaagcaCACGGAAAAAGTGCCAGAGATAGCTACCTGCTGAATGGGTATGCTTTGAACACTGGCCGTGCTGCACAAGGAATGCCCTTAAAAGTTTCCCCTGCCAAGATTGCTTGTCTTGATTTTAATCTGCAGAAGACAAAAATGCAGTTAGGAGTCCAAGTCTTGGTCACCGATCCTAGGGAGCTGGAGAAAATTCGTCAAAG AGAAGCTGATATGACAAAAGAACGTATTGAGAAACTTCTGAAAGCTGGAGCAAATGTTGTTCTGACTACAAAAGGGATAGATGACATGGCACTCAAG TATTTTGTGGAGGCGGGAGCTATTGCTGTGAGACGTGTCCGAAAAGAGGATATGCGCCATGTTGCTAAGGCAACTGGCGCAACCATG GTTTCGACATTTGCTGATATGGAGGGTGAAGAAACTTTTGATTCATCACTTCTTGGATTTGCTGATGAAGTTGTAGAGGAACGTATTGCTGATGATGACGTGGTTATGATTAAAGGGACCAAGAGCACAAGTGCG GTTTCCATGATCCTCAGGGGAGCAAATGACtatatgcttgatgaaatggAAAGAGCTCTACATGATGCTTTATCTATTGTGAAAAGGACTCTTGAATCCAACACG GTAGTAGCAGGTGGAGGTGCAGTTGAAGCTGCTTTATCAGTGTATTTGGAGTATCTTGCCACGACTTTAGGATCACGTGAGCAGTTGGCAATTGCAGAGTTTGCAGAAGCTCTTTTAATTATACCGAAG GTGCTTGCAGTCAATGCTGCCAAGGATGCCACTGAATTAGTTGCGAAACTTCGGGCTTACCACCACACTGCTCAAACCAAGGCTgataaaaaacatttttcaaa CATGGGTTTGGACCTTTTGAATGGAACCGTTCGTAACAACTTAGAAGCTGGAGTCATTGAGCCTGCAATGAGCAAAGTGAAGATTATTCAG TTTGCAACTGAAGCAGCCATAACAATTCTTCGAATTGATGATATGATCAAGCTTATGAAAGATGAAAGTCAGAACGAAGAGTAG
- the LOC105777728 gene encoding putative disease resistance protein RGA3, whose translation MNGSKQSCILVTSRSENVALVRESPPYHRHHLKMMIDEECWSIIRERAFGNSSISPELEVIGRDIACKCGGVPLVATVIGGTMCNKWDKDEWVSFRDSSIWGSLEKNEGIVRVLKLSFDRLPSLYLKQCFAYCSIFPKDFRIQREELIQLWMAEGFLQRSKGSSQLAFEDIGSEYFNDLLSNSLLQDVEKDLYGRIISCKMHDLVHDLAQSISDIKQQNVFDDVKLWRSLFLNSSFTFIGKDFKGLRVLKFGGADIVSLPDAIGKLKHLRYFDISRTRIPRLPKSFTQLYLLETLRLLSCEMLKKLPEGMKNLVNLRHLYISHGRHVPIGIGCLISLQTLPVFHVGTERGTGIGELGFLVELGGELVIEGLENVIDKEEARGAKMWEKKKLHKLQYQYRWDNRREGYCNHDEEVLEGLEPHSNLESLSIERYKGEYYPSWLLGNFCGEPNTCFQLVNMVELRLLDCENVNNLPSLGQYPSLKFLEIGGLYRVRCIGNEFYMNGCDKNKPIILFPALQNFVLRNMPEVEEWLEVEPTIPVFPSLLVLEIVDCYNLSSIPRMSRFSSLETIIIQNCEELSWRDNELFPSSLKELRITDCWNLRFIPSVEGGISGEGLLASTCLTDVDISECPNLRSAPFNGQSQSLLSLRLRNCEELLEIGGGLSASTRLETLEIANCPIMISIPSLDGFSSLLELELNKCEALTSLPSGLSTCTSLWRLFIYNCNNLESIPEDVGQLRCLEELRICDCQSMKRLPEESLGCLTSLKRLELGPFSEELEEFPGLGSIHHLHSSLKELTLWGWDKACTLPNQLQHLTALERLLINDFNGLKVLPEWLGNLSSLRELSFDRCNNLEHEPSKEALQRLSNLQLFRIPDFPSNVGVLTNFAVSGGR comes from the coding sequence ATGAATGGAAGTAAACAAAGTTGCATTCTGGTCACAAGTCGTAGTGAAAATGTTGCATTAGTAAGGGAATCACCTCCTTATCATAGGCATCATCTTAAGATGATGATAGATGAAGAGTGCTGGTCCATAATCAGAGAAAGAGCATTTGGAAACTCTTCAATATCTCCAGAATTGGAAGTTATTGGAAGGGATATTGCTTGTAAATGTGGAGGTGTGCCACTGGTGGCAACTGTTATAGGAGGGACGATGTGCAACAAATGGGATAAAGATGAGTGGGTCTCCTTCAGGGATAGTTCTATTTGGGGTTctttggaaaagaatgaaggtATTGTTCGTGTTCTGAAATTAAGTTTTGATCGCTTGCCTTCCTTGTATTTAAAGCAATGTTTTGCCTATTGTTCCATTTTTCCTAAAGATTTTAGGATACAAAGGGAGGAATTGATTCAGCTTTGGATGGCTGAAGGCTTTCTTCAACGATCCAAAGGAAGTTCGCAACTGGCCTTTGAGGATATTGGTAGTGAGTACTTCAATGACCTGTTATCAAATTCCTTATTGCAAGATGTGGAGAAGGATCTGTACGGACGTATCATAAGTTGTAAGATGCATGATTTAGTTCATGATCTTGCCCAGTCCATTTCTGAtatcaaacaacaaaatgtGTTTGATGATGTGAAATTGTGGCGCTCTTTGTTCTTGAATTCTAGCTTCACCTTCATTGGAAAAGACTTCAAAGGCTTGCGGGTTCTTAAATTTGGTGGTGCTGATATTGTATCATTGCCAGATGCAATTGGCAAGCTAAAGCATTTGAGATACTTTGATATCTCAAGAACTCGCATACCTAGACTACCTAAGTCCTTTACTCAGCTCTACCTTCTGGAGACGTTAAGATTATTGAGCTGCGAAATGCTCAAAAAACTTCCTGAAGGAATGAAAAATTTAGTTAACTTGAGGCATTTATATATCAGTCATGGACGTCATGTTCCTATTGGGATAGGATGTCTAATTAGTCTTCAGACTTTGCCAGTATTTCATGTGGGTACAGAAAGGGGAACTGGAATTGGAGAATTGGGttttttagttgaattaggagGAGAATTGGTGATAGAGGGTCTTGAGAATGTTATAGACAAAGAAGAAGCTAGGGGAGCAAAAATGTGGGAGAAGAAGAAATTACACAAGTTGCAGTACCAGTACCGATGGGACAACCGGAGGGAAGGGTACTGTAATCATGATGAGGAAGTATTGGAAGGGTTGGAACCTCACTCAAACTTAGAAAGCTTAAGTATTGAGAGGTATAAGGGGGAGTACTATCCATCATGGCTGTTAGGGAACTTTTGTGGTGAGCCAAATACTTGTTTTCAACTCGTGAATATGGTTGAGTTGAGACTATTAGATTGTGAGAATGTGAATAATCTTCCAAGTCTCGGACAATATCCCAGTCTTAAATTTCTTGAAATAGGAGGTTTATACCGTGTGAGGTGCATAggaaatgaattttatatgaaCGGTTGTGATAAGAATAAGCCAATCATCTTATTTCCAGCATTGCAAAATTTCGTCCTAAGGAATATGCCTGAAGTAGAAGAATGGTTAGAAGTGGAGCCAACGATTCCTGTGTTTCCTTCGCTACTAGTGTTGGAAATTGTAGATTGTTACAATCTGAGCAGTATTCCAAGAATGAGTAGATTTTCTTCTCTCGAGACCATCATTATTCAAAACTGCGAGGAGTTAAGTTGGAGAGACAATGAACTGTTTCCCTCTAGTCTTAAAGAATTAAGAATAACAGACTGTTGGAACTTACGGTTCATTCCAAGTGTAGAGGGTGGTATCTCTGGAGAGGGATTGCTCGCCTCCACATGTCTAACAGATGTGGACATAAGTGAATGTCCTAATTTGAGGTCTGCTCCTTTCAATGGCCAATCTCAATCTCTCTTGAGTCTTCGATTACGCAACTGTGAAGAATTACTGGAGATAGGGGGGGGATTATCTGCAAGCACAAGATTGGAAACGTTAGAGATTGCAAATTGTCCTATTATGATTTCAATTCCCAGCTTAGATGgtttctcttctcttttagAATTAGAGCTGAATAAATGTGAAGCATTAACAAGTCTACCATCTGGATTGTCAACTTGTACTTCTCTTTGGCGTTTGTTCATCTACAACTGCAATAATCTGGAGTCAATTCCAGAGGATGTAGGACAATTGCGTTGTTTGGAGGAATTGCGTATTTGTGATTGCCAAAGCATGAAAAGGCTCCCAGAAGAAAGCCTTGGGTGCCTCACAAGTTTGAAGAGATTGGAATTGGGTCCCTTCTCAGAAGAGCTAGAGGAATTCCCAGGTCTAGGTTCCATCCACCACCTCCACTCTTCCCTTAAAGAATTGACATTGTGGGGATGGGATAAAGCATGCACTTTGCCAAATCAACTTCAACATCTCACAGCACTTGAGCGATTATTGATTAATGACTTCAATGGACTGAAAGTTTTGCCGGAGTGGTTGGGAAATCTCTCCTCCCTTCGAGAGTTAAGTTTTGACCGTTGTAACAATTTGGAGCATGAGCCATCCAAGGAAGCCTTGCAACGCCTCTCCAATTTGCAATTGTTTCGTATACCCGATTTTCCAAGCAATGTAGGGGTGCTGACCAATTTTGCAGTTTCAGGGGGaaggtaa